In a single window of the Terriglobus roseus genome:
- the phoU gene encoding phosphate signaling complex protein PhoU — protein sequence MPRIHFQQQLATLKDKLLAMAALSQQALELSVEAYLQRDTGLCDHVQDIEAAINAAERAVGEMAYELLAKEQPMAMDLRFIMAVIKINGDLERVGDQAVAIVKRCGELQKFDPNAGPENLPGDIAQMGVIAVKMIRRAIRSLLEGDPVLAEKVLDMDDEIDRLNHETQAALRDEMMRRPEVTENALNSIIVARNLERSADHATNIAEDVIFWVRGSDVRHKAATATVLQ from the coding sequence ATGCCACGAATTCATTTCCAGCAACAGCTCGCTACGCTTAAGGACAAGCTCCTTGCGATGGCGGCACTTTCGCAGCAGGCTCTCGAACTCTCGGTCGAGGCGTATCTGCAGCGCGATACGGGTCTGTGTGATCACGTACAGGACATTGAGGCAGCGATCAACGCCGCAGAACGTGCCGTGGGCGAGATGGCCTACGAGCTCCTGGCGAAGGAGCAGCCCATGGCGATGGACCTCCGCTTCATCATGGCGGTCATTAAGATCAATGGCGATCTGGAGCGCGTCGGTGATCAGGCAGTAGCGATCGTCAAGCGTTGCGGTGAATTGCAGAAGTTCGATCCCAACGCTGGTCCTGAGAATCTGCCCGGAGACATCGCGCAGATGGGCGTCATTGCCGTCAAGATGATTCGCCGCGCAATTCGTTCGCTGCTGGAAGGCGATCCCGTACTTGCCGAGAAGGTTCTCGATATGGACGACGAGATCGATCGTCTGAACCACGAGACACAGGCCGCGCTGCGCGATGAGATGATGCGTCGCCCTGAAGTCACTGAGAACGCTCTGAACTCCATCATCGTTGCGCGCAACCTCGAGCGCAGCGCCGACCACGCCACCAACATCGCGGAAGATGTCATCTTCTGGGTGCGCGGTTCGGATGTACGTCACAAGGCCGCCACGGCGACCGTCCTACAGTAA
- the nagA gene encoding N-acetylglucosamine-6-phosphate deacetylase, which yields MTTNNSPRAVTAKALITPDGVISQPLILLNEGRIESLTTTAAHTALEGTLHLPETTLSSGFLDVHVHGAGGRDVMEGATDAIGTVAQVLAAHGTTRFLATTVTAGVDEILRALDTIATSIEAGPASQLAATPIGIHLEGPFLSHNKRGVHAPEKLQQPVIDLYDRFAEAARGHIHLMTIAPELPGALELIQYVSSKGVRVSLGHSDAVATEARAGIAAGAVSATHTFNAMRGLTQREPGMLGVVLDADKLYAELICDGIHTTPEAVRLWLRMKGLEHAILVTDGMAATGMPDGDYLLGDMLAHVENGVAMHDGALAGSVLTMDRAVANVQTFTGIDLPSAVRLASRNPAAMLGLPSASEWADFNLFDDAGRRTGTILRGQMLPT from the coding sequence ATGACTACGAACAATTCCCCACGAGCCGTTACGGCGAAGGCCTTGATCACCCCGGATGGGGTGATCTCCCAGCCGTTGATTCTTCTGAACGAAGGTCGCATCGAAAGCCTCACAACCACGGCAGCGCACACTGCGCTGGAAGGCACGTTACATCTGCCGGAGACCACGCTGTCCAGCGGGTTTCTGGACGTGCATGTGCATGGCGCCGGTGGCCGCGATGTCATGGAGGGCGCGACGGACGCCATCGGCACTGTGGCGCAGGTGCTGGCAGCGCATGGCACAACCCGCTTCCTCGCAACCACTGTGACCGCTGGCGTGGATGAGATCCTGCGCGCGCTCGACACCATTGCAACGTCTATCGAAGCGGGTCCCGCTTCGCAGCTTGCAGCCACGCCCATCGGCATCCACCTCGAAGGTCCGTTCCTCTCGCACAACAAGCGTGGCGTGCATGCGCCGGAGAAACTGCAGCAGCCTGTGATCGACCTTTACGATCGCTTCGCGGAGGCAGCACGGGGCCATATCCACCTGATGACCATCGCCCCGGAGCTGCCGGGCGCTCTTGAACTCATCCAGTACGTCAGCAGCAAAGGCGTGCGCGTCAGCCTGGGACATAGTGACGCCGTTGCAACCGAAGCGCGCGCGGGCATTGCAGCGGGCGCTGTTTCTGCGACCCACACATTCAACGCCATGCGCGGCCTGACCCAGCGCGAGCCGGGCATGCTGGGCGTTGTCCTCGATGCAGACAAACTCTATGCCGAGCTGATCTGCGATGGCATACATACCACCCCGGAGGCCGTGCGGCTGTGGTTGCGCATGAAGGGTCTAGAGCACGCGATCCTTGTGACGGACGGTATGGCAGCGACCGGCATGCCGGACGGCGACTATCTTCTGGGCGACATGCTCGCTCACGTGGAAAACGGCGTCGCCATGCACGATGGCGCTCTCGCCGGTTCTGTACTGACGATGGACCGCGCGGTAGCCAACGTGCAGACATTCACCGGGATCGACTTGCCCTCTGCAGTGCGCCTTGCAAGCCGCAATCCGGCGGCGATGCTGGGGCTCCCATCCGCAAGTGAGTGGGCAGACTTCAACCTGTTCGACGATGCAGGCCGGCGCACCGGTACCATCCTTCGAGGACAGATGTTGCCCACGTAA
- a CDS encoding sodium:solute symporter family transporter, which produces MPTRLHAFDLALIVVYLLGITLFGLRFRKGGDKSLASYFLAERSVPWWAIALSIVSAETSTLTIISVPGIAFGGNFTFLQLVFGYMVGRILICILFLPRYFDGELFTAYQLIDKRFGRVLHKVTAGLFLLTRAAAEGVRVYAVSIVVGIAIGTNDIASIVIISLLTLVYTFEGGMAAVIWTDVVQMGLYVGGTVIALFTLGSKIDGGWTTVHAITGAAGKLQVFNFGMNLTTTYTFWAGLIGGAFLTMASHGTDQLMVQRLLAARNLRDARVSLLASGGVVFLQFTLFLVIGAGLFVFYGQHPALLTVKGSDRLFPAFIVQQMPVGIAGLLIAAILAAAMSNLSAALNSLSSTTIIDFYLHLKPNATDKERNLLSRVATVFWAAILIGIAIYSVQAGGKGHVVELGLSIASVAYGALLGVFLLGTITKYATQAGAVTGLIVGFTLNLALFLPTILPVPSLHIRGFMLSKIAYTWYVLLGSVTTFVVGSLASMVTKHKRAAVTTALVILFAGTGAAGAQTYNFSEVESVMQTGLAAKLLPGGVVVIGSGGKVVFHKAYGNRAEDPAIEPASEDTIYDMASLSKCISTSVAIMQMYEAGKLQFDDPVVKYLPEFAANGKSNITIRQLLTHYSGLKEDVSLTDAWSGKVEGVKRAMESAPYGPPGLTFKYSDINFITLGAIVEKLSGEPLNVYAAKHVFAPMGMVHTTYNPSANLKPMIAPTAHNDDKPMADDRLLRGEVHDPTTRRMGGVAGHAGVFSTAADVSLFAQALLDRLAGRPSTFPLKQSSLELMCRPEQPTGAKGLRAFGWDVDSPFSRPRGDIYPVGSFGHTGFTGTSIWMDPRSDSYVILLANAVHPRGRAAITPLRGKLATAAARALLLDKPLADKQTLTGIDVLEATNFRTLHALPSRMAGHLRVGLLTNNTGLDRNGKRTIDVLAAQKSNGLELTTLFAPEHGILGAEDKEGLGNAVDAATRLPVVSLYGAKLEDRKPKAEDLQKLDAILIDLQDAGARFYTYETEMAYVLESAAKTGTPVVVLDRPALISGVMVTGPKSDPGTESYINYGDEPMSLGLTMGELAGYFNGERHLGAKLTVVPMQNWQRGLWYDQTGLPWVNPSPNLQSLSAATTYTGIAFAEMTNLSVGRGTDAPFEQVGAAWIATDAEAQKLADTLNARKLIGITFAPVTFTPTKPYPFAGQTIHGVRATVTDRTRFDAPAMGAELLSAVHAQYPTQFSFTNAKKIIANDATMQALAAGKDPHDIAAAWEQDLWKFRERRQQYLLYGYLPTAEVPESVIPAKRVK; this is translated from the coding sequence ATGCCGACACGGCTCCACGCCTTTGACCTTGCTCTGATCGTTGTCTACCTGCTGGGCATCACGCTCTTCGGCCTGCGCTTTCGCAAAGGCGGCGATAAGAGCCTTGCCTCGTACTTCCTTGCGGAACGCAGCGTGCCCTGGTGGGCGATTGCCCTCTCCATCGTCTCGGCGGAGACGAGCACGCTGACCATCATCAGCGTGCCCGGCATCGCGTTTGGCGGCAACTTTACCTTCCTGCAGTTGGTCTTCGGCTACATGGTCGGCCGCATTCTTATCTGCATCCTGTTCCTGCCGCGCTACTTCGATGGGGAACTGTTCACCGCCTACCAGTTGATCGACAAGCGCTTCGGCCGGGTACTGCATAAGGTTACGGCTGGCCTCTTCCTGCTGACGCGCGCTGCGGCAGAGGGTGTGCGAGTGTACGCGGTCAGCATCGTCGTCGGCATCGCTATCGGCACGAACGACATAGCCAGTATCGTGATCATCAGCCTGCTGACGCTGGTCTACACCTTCGAGGGCGGCATGGCGGCCGTTATCTGGACCGACGTCGTGCAGATGGGCCTGTACGTCGGCGGCACCGTCATCGCACTCTTCACGCTTGGCTCAAAGATCGACGGAGGCTGGACGACCGTCCATGCCATTACCGGCGCTGCGGGCAAGCTTCAGGTTTTCAACTTCGGTATGAACCTGACGACGACCTACACCTTCTGGGCCGGTCTTATCGGTGGCGCCTTCCTCACGATGGCCTCGCACGGTACCGACCAGTTGATGGTGCAGCGCCTGTTGGCAGCCAGGAACCTGCGCGATGCGCGCGTGTCCCTGCTGGCCAGTGGTGGCGTGGTCTTCCTCCAATTCACGCTCTTCCTCGTCATTGGCGCTGGCCTCTTCGTCTTCTATGGGCAGCACCCGGCACTGCTCACCGTCAAAGGATCGGACCGGCTCTTCCCTGCCTTCATCGTGCAGCAGATGCCCGTTGGCATCGCTGGCCTTTTGATCGCAGCGATCCTTGCAGCGGCCATGTCGAACCTTTCGGCAGCGTTGAACTCGCTGTCGTCGACGACCATCATCGATTTCTATCTGCACCTGAAACCCAACGCGACCGACAAGGAACGGAACCTGCTTTCGCGTGTTGCGACGGTCTTCTGGGCAGCGATCCTGATCGGCATCGCCATCTATTCCGTACAGGCCGGAGGCAAGGGACACGTGGTCGAACTTGGCCTCTCCATCGCATCCGTCGCCTACGGCGCACTACTCGGCGTCTTCCTCCTGGGCACCATTACGAAATACGCCACGCAGGCCGGTGCGGTCACGGGCTTGATCGTCGGGTTCACGCTGAACCTGGCGCTGTTTCTGCCAACCATTCTTCCAGTGCCATCGCTGCACATCCGAGGCTTCATGCTGTCGAAGATCGCTTATACCTGGTATGTCCTGCTGGGCTCCGTAACGACGTTCGTCGTCGGATCACTGGCAAGTATGGTCACGAAGCACAAGCGCGCAGCCGTTACTACCGCGCTGGTGATCCTGTTCGCAGGCACCGGTGCCGCAGGCGCACAGACTTACAACTTCAGCGAGGTCGAGTCGGTGATGCAGACCGGGTTGGCGGCGAAGTTATTGCCCGGTGGCGTCGTGGTCATCGGCAGCGGCGGCAAGGTGGTCTTCCACAAGGCCTACGGCAATCGCGCGGAAGATCCCGCAATTGAACCAGCCAGCGAAGACACCATCTACGACATGGCGTCGCTCTCCAAGTGCATCTCGACCTCGGTCGCCATCATGCAGATGTACGAAGCCGGCAAACTGCAGTTCGACGATCCCGTCGTGAAGTACCTCCCGGAGTTTGCCGCGAACGGCAAGAGCAATATCACCATCCGCCAGTTGCTGACGCACTACAGCGGTCTGAAAGAAGACGTGTCGCTGACCGATGCATGGAGCGGCAAGGTAGAGGGCGTGAAGCGTGCCATGGAGTCCGCTCCCTATGGGCCTCCGGGCCTGACGTTTAAATACTCCGACATCAACTTCATCACTCTCGGCGCCATCGTGGAGAAGCTAAGCGGCGAACCTCTCAATGTCTACGCTGCGAAACACGTCTTTGCACCAATGGGTATGGTGCACACGACCTACAATCCGTCCGCCAATCTGAAGCCGATGATCGCACCCACCGCACACAACGATGACAAGCCAATGGCAGACGATCGCCTGTTGCGCGGTGAGGTCCATGATCCCACCACTCGCCGGATGGGTGGTGTTGCCGGTCATGCAGGTGTCTTCTCGACCGCGGCGGATGTGTCGCTCTTCGCGCAGGCGTTGCTGGACCGACTCGCAGGCCGGCCGAGTACCTTCCCTCTCAAGCAATCTTCCCTGGAACTGATGTGCCGGCCTGAGCAGCCCACGGGCGCAAAGGGGCTGCGAGCCTTTGGGTGGGATGTTGACTCGCCCTTCTCACGCCCACGCGGTGATATCTACCCGGTCGGCAGCTTCGGCCACACAGGCTTTACCGGTACCAGCATCTGGATGGACCCACGCAGCGATAGCTACGTGATCCTGCTGGCGAACGCCGTGCACCCCCGTGGTCGCGCCGCGATTACGCCCCTGCGCGGTAAGCTCGCAACCGCAGCCGCACGCGCGCTTCTGCTGGACAAGCCGCTCGCTGACAAGCAGACGCTCACCGGCATCGATGTCCTGGAAGCGACGAACTTCCGCACGCTGCACGCCTTGCCCTCGCGCATGGCTGGCCATCTGAGGGTGGGTCTGCTCACCAACAACACAGGCCTGGATCGTAACGGCAAGCGCACCATCGACGTGCTCGCCGCGCAAAAATCGAATGGTCTGGAGCTGACAACCCTCTTCGCACCAGAGCACGGGATCCTCGGAGCAGAAGACAAAGAGGGCCTGGGCAACGCGGTCGATGCGGCGACGCGACTGCCCGTGGTCTCGCTCTACGGCGCGAAGCTGGAAGACCGGAAACCCAAGGCGGAAGACCTGCAGAAGCTGGACGCAATCCTCATCGATCTACAGGATGCGGGTGCTCGCTTCTACACCTACGAGACCGAGATGGCCTATGTGCTTGAGTCCGCTGCAAAGACAGGTACGCCAGTCGTCGTACTGGACCGCCCCGCACTTATCAGCGGCGTAATGGTGACCGGGCCAAAGAGCGATCCTGGGACGGAGAGCTACATCAACTACGGTGACGAGCCAATGTCACTGGGCCTCACCATGGGCGAGCTCGCCGGCTACTTCAACGGCGAACGGCATCTGGGTGCGAAGCTGACCGTGGTGCCCATGCAGAACTGGCAACGCGGCCTCTGGTACGACCAGACCGGCCTGCCGTGGGTGAATCCATCGCCGAACCTGCAGAGCCTGTCAGCGGCCACCACCTATACCGGCATCGCCTTCGCCGAAATGACGAACCTATCCGTCGGCCGTGGCACCGACGCTCCCTTCGAGCAGGTAGGCGCGGCCTGGATCGCGACCGACGCTGAGGCGCAGAAGCTGGCTGACACGCTCAATGCGCGCAAGTTGATCGGCATCACCTTCGCGCCCGTCACCTTCACCCCAACAAAGCCATACCCCTTCGCAGGACAGACGATTCACGGCGTGCGTGCGACCGTAACCGACCGCACCCGCTTCGACGCGCCCGCGATGGGTGCCGAGTTACTCAGCGCCGTGCACGCACAGTATCCAACGCAGTTTTCCTTTACGAACGCAAAGAAGATCATTGCCAACGACGCCACCATGCAGGCTCTCGCCGCAGGCAAGGATCCGCACGACATTGCTGCTGCATGGGAACAAGATCTCTGGAAGTTTCGCGAACGTCGGCAGCAGTATCTGCTCTATGGCTACCTGCCCACGGCGGAAGTACCGGAGTCAGTCATCCCAGCGAAGCGTGTGAAGTAG
- the cobA gene encoding uroporphyrinogen-III C-methyltransferase: MSAQKGTVYLVGAGPGDPDLLTLKAARLLATADVVLHDDLVPDAIVAMANPQALITSVGKRCGRPRITQAGIHELMIDSARRNLSVVRLKSGDPLVFGRAAEELNALTEADIPAEVVPGVSAVFAAGAALQLPLTDRRTASKLILIAGQHAADKSAPPPMWNGPLPEDATLAIYMPGRNLSALAEEMHKNGVAADMPCVAISCAATPRQRADAATLSHFSELQPGPAPLLVLIGRAMQPMLRTANDEAAHRAIAEVISTLSL; encoded by the coding sequence GTGAGCGCGCAGAAGGGAACCGTCTACCTCGTCGGAGCCGGCCCCGGAGACCCCGACCTGCTGACGCTGAAGGCTGCTCGACTGCTGGCGACAGCGGATGTTGTGCTGCACGACGACCTTGTGCCTGATGCAATCGTCGCGATGGCCAATCCGCAGGCCCTGATCACCAGCGTGGGAAAGCGGTGCGGACGGCCACGCATCACGCAAGCCGGAATTCACGAATTGATGATCGACTCTGCACGCCGCAACCTGAGCGTTGTGCGTCTGAAGTCGGGTGACCCGCTCGTCTTTGGGCGCGCCGCGGAAGAGCTGAATGCATTGACGGAGGCGGACATTCCCGCAGAGGTTGTGCCGGGCGTCTCTGCCGTCTTCGCTGCGGGAGCCGCGCTGCAACTGCCCCTGACCGACCGGCGCACCGCTTCGAAACTTATCCTGATCGCAGGCCAGCATGCCGCGGACAAGTCCGCGCCGCCGCCGATGTGGAATGGTCCGCTGCCGGAAGACGCAACGCTGGCAATCTACATGCCAGGAAGAAATCTCTCAGCGCTTGCCGAGGAGATGCACAAGAACGGAGTTGCCGCAGATATGCCGTGTGTGGCCATCTCATGTGCCGCAACTCCACGGCAACGCGCAGATGCTGCGACGCTCTCCCACTTCAGTGAACTGCAGCCCGGTCCGGCGCCGCTGCTCGTCTTGATCGGGCGCGCAATGCAGCCCATGCTGCGAACGGCAAACGACGAGGCCGCGCATCGTGCGATCGCCGAAGTGATCTCGACACTGAGTCTGTAG
- a CDS encoding nitrite/sulfite reductase: MADEVVNPTNASHIVTPVDAAAPIKPVKETKAQKSERLKLEKNPWETWSEVRQFAREGREAVLPDWANFYFKWWGIYTQGDGVGAVGGVGGEGKVTEYFMMRVGIPNGILTSEQTRVIADIARDHGRDLADITTRQNIQFHWLTIESLPLVVDALSAVGLTPKGACGDVVRNVTGCPLAGLHKHELIDAAPLAQRVAAHLTAHPDFVNLPRKFKITITGCPEWCSYPEINDIALTGVERTVDGKREVGYSVRVAGGLSKDPHLAIRLNAFIKPEEAEEVCYKITEIFRDQQGSLRESRTHARMKFMFIKDGWTAESFLAELNRKLGYELDAAPDEVVPDDLFRDHTGVLPQQQDGLSTVGITVLRGRLSASQLRTLADLADEFGNGDVRCTIQQNILIVNVPNEKVQPLIARINALDLHVDATNFWRGTVACTGTEFCKLAISETKGFARWLVDEMEDRVPNFDQQLRINVTGCPNNCGQAWIADIGLEGKKIKHEGQMVDAFYFCLGGALGKHAGFARAVGYRVPATEVPVAMERLLKTYLKDRTPEENLRQYFARFSDEELRGQLAGAVVAAVEHDKPSGRPPADA; this comes from the coding sequence ATGGCAGACGAAGTAGTGAACCCGACCAACGCATCGCACATCGTAACGCCCGTGGACGCAGCGGCGCCCATCAAGCCTGTGAAGGAAACGAAGGCACAAAAGAGCGAGCGCCTGAAGCTGGAGAAGAACCCGTGGGAGACGTGGTCTGAGGTTCGCCAGTTTGCGCGCGAGGGCCGCGAGGCTGTGCTGCCGGACTGGGCAAACTTCTACTTCAAGTGGTGGGGAATCTATACGCAGGGTGACGGCGTCGGCGCGGTTGGCGGCGTGGGTGGCGAAGGCAAGGTTACCGAATACTTCATGATGCGCGTTGGTATCCCCAATGGCATTCTGACCAGCGAGCAGACCCGCGTCATCGCTGACATTGCGCGCGACCATGGTCGCGACCTGGCTGACATCACAACGCGTCAGAACATCCAGTTTCACTGGCTTACGATTGAGTCGCTGCCGCTGGTGGTCGATGCTCTGTCAGCCGTTGGCCTGACCCCGAAGGGCGCCTGCGGCGACGTGGTCCGAAACGTCACGGGCTGCCCGCTGGCCGGACTGCACAAGCATGAGTTGATCGATGCGGCACCGCTGGCGCAGCGTGTTGCAGCGCACCTTACCGCGCACCCGGACTTCGTGAACCTGCCGCGTAAGTTCAAGATCACCATCACCGGCTGCCCGGAGTGGTGCTCGTACCCGGAGATCAACGACATCGCACTCACCGGCGTGGAGCGCACGGTCGATGGCAAGCGTGAGGTTGGCTACTCCGTTCGCGTGGCGGGTGGCCTGTCGAAGGATCCGCATCTCGCGATCCGCCTGAATGCGTTCATCAAGCCGGAAGAGGCGGAAGAGGTCTGCTACAAGATCACGGAGATCTTCCGCGATCAGCAGGGTTCGCTGCGCGAAAGCCGCACGCACGCCCGCATGAAGTTCATGTTTATCAAGGATGGCTGGACGGCCGAGAGCTTCCTGGCGGAACTGAACCGCAAGCTGGGCTACGAGCTTGATGCGGCGCCGGATGAAGTTGTTCCCGATGATCTTTTCCGCGACCACACGGGCGTGTTGCCGCAACAGCAGGATGGCCTTTCGACCGTAGGTATTACGGTCCTGCGTGGCCGCCTGAGCGCGAGCCAATTGCGCACACTTGCTGACCTGGCCGATGAGTTTGGCAACGGCGATGTGCGCTGCACGATTCAACAGAACATCCTGATCGTGAACGTTCCGAACGAGAAGGTACAGCCGCTGATCGCGCGCATCAACGCGCTCGATCTGCATGTGGACGCGACCAACTTCTGGCGTGGCACCGTTGCCTGCACCGGCACGGAGTTCTGCAAGCTCGCGATCTCCGAGACGAAGGGTTTCGCACGCTGGCTGGTGGACGAGATGGAAGACCGCGTCCCCAATTTCGATCAGCAACTGCGCATCAATGTCACCGGCTGCCCGAACAATTGTGGCCAGGCGTGGATCGCGGACATCGGCCTGGAAGGCAAGAAGATCAAGCACGAAGGCCAGATGGTGGATGCCTTCTACTTCTGCCTGGGCGGTGCGCTCGGTAAGCACGCCGGCTTCGCTCGTGCCGTGGGATACCGTGTTCCCGCGACGGAGGTGCCGGTGGCGATGGAGCGTTTGCTGAAGACGTACCTGAAGGACCGCACACCGGAAGAGAATCTGCGCCAGTACTTCGCACGCTTCAGCGACGAAGAGCTGCGCGGCCAACTCGCCGGAGCCGTCGTCGCGGCAGTCGAACATGACAAGCCGAGCGGACGTCCGCCGGCAGACGCATAG
- a CDS encoding precorrin-2 dehydrogenase/sirohydrochlorin ferrochelatase family protein: protein MSLFPIFLKLTARRCLVVGAGSIAESKIQSLLDADADVTVVATRVSPKVQEQAESGEIKLHLREFVESDLEGNFLVVAGTDVPEVNRAVFAGCEQRNILVNAVDDPPYCDYYFPSIVKRGDLQIAISTAGESPALAQRLRKELNAQLPLDLGPWLMELGRLRREVLGMEPLGEPRKMLLHQLAQREVCGAEACPSREMARAHARENYPERNPQLVEKRS, encoded by the coding sequence ATGTCACTCTTCCCGATATTCCTGAAGCTCACCGCACGCCGATGCCTCGTCGTCGGCGCAGGGTCGATCGCGGAGTCGAAAATCCAGAGCCTGCTGGACGCCGACGCGGATGTGACTGTCGTCGCAACGCGAGTCTCGCCGAAGGTACAAGAGCAGGCGGAGAGCGGCGAGATCAAGCTGCACCTGCGGGAGTTCGTTGAGAGCGATCTTGAAGGGAACTTCCTTGTCGTTGCTGGAACCGATGTGCCGGAGGTCAACCGCGCGGTCTTTGCCGGTTGCGAGCAGCGCAATATCCTGGTGAACGCGGTCGATGATCCACCGTATTGCGACTACTACTTTCCATCGATCGTGAAGCGCGGTGATCTGCAGATTGCCATTTCGACTGCAGGCGAAAGTCCGGCACTGGCGCAGCGATTGCGTAAGGAATTGAACGCGCAGTTGCCGTTGGATCTTGGTCCCTGGCTGATGGAACTGGGCCGTCTGCGCCGCGAAGTGTTGGGTATGGAACCGCTGGGCGAGCCCCGCAAAATGTTGCTGCACCAACTGGCGCAGCGCGAAGTCTGCGGCGCCGAGGCTTGCCCGTCCCGGGAGATGGCTCGGGCCCATGCGCGTGAGAACTATCCGGAACGCAATCCGCAACTGGTGGAGAAGCGATCGTGA